From the Procambarus clarkii isolate CNS0578487 chromosome 70, FALCON_Pclarkii_2.0, whole genome shotgun sequence genome, one window contains:
- the LOC123747586 gene encoding four-domain proteases inhibitor-like isoform X1 translates to MGSLTFTSALLLLLVACGPLVSAKRPRISQCSDICTDDYIPVCGTDGKTYSNACRLKIVACKNPDLKLSVAYKEECRSVTDCRDACPFNYKPVCGTDGKTYSNACALGFEACKNHRLDLEFDYDGECRLIQASNW, encoded by the exons ATgggttccctaaccttcacctccgccctcctcctgctgctggtggctTGTGGCCCTCTAGTGTCTGCTAAAC GGCCAAGAATTAGTCAATGCTCGGACATCTGTACAGATGACTACATCCCGGTGTGTGGTACGGACGGGAAGACTTACAGCAACGCCTGTCGACTGAAAATCGTTGCATGCAAGAATCCTGACCTCAAGCTCTCAGTCGCTTATAAAGAAGAATGTC GCTCAGTAACTGACTGCAGGGACGCCTGCCCATTTAACTACAAACCTGTGTGTGGCACGGACGGGAAGACTTACAGTAACGCCTGTGCCCTGGGATTCGAAGCCTGCAAGAACCATCGCCTGGATCTTGAATTTGATTATGACGGAGAATGTC GTTTGATTCAGGCCAGCAACTGGTGA
- the LOC123747586 gene encoding four-domain proteases inhibitor-like isoform X2, whose product MGSLTFTSALLLLLVACGPLVSAKRPRISQCSDICTDDYIPVCGTDGKTYSNACRLKIVACKNPDLKLSVAYKEECRSVTDCRDACPFNYKPVCGTDGKTYSNACALGFEACKNHRLDLEFDYDGECRLIQASNW is encoded by the exons ATGGGttccctgaccttcacctccgccctcctgctgctgctggtggcttGTGGCCCTCTAGTGTCCGCTAAAC GGCCAAGAATTAGTCAATGCTCGGACATCTGTACAGATGACTACATCCCGGTGTGTGGTACGGACGGGAAGACTTACAGCAACGCCTGTCGACTGAAAATCGTTGCATGCAAGAATCCTGACCTCAAGCTCTCAGTCGCTTATAAAGAAGAATGTC GCTCAGTAACTGACTGCAGGGACGCCTGCCCATTTAACTACAAACCTGTGTGTGGCACGGACGGGAAGACTTACAGTAACGCCTGTGCCCTGGGATTCGAAGCCTGCAAGAACCATCGCCTGGATCTTGAATTTGATTATGACGGAGAATGTC GTTTGATTCAGGCCAGCAACTGGTGA